Proteins encoded together in one Neisseria lactamica window:
- a CDS encoding ferredoxin--NADP reductase — protein sequence MAASPEAKFTEEKILWVKHHTPKLITFTISRPESYRFKAGQFSRLGFYEGEGFIWRAYSIVSAEYADTLEYFAVLIQDGPMSARFAKMQQGDTILLDKNATGFLLPERFPDGKDLVMLCTGSGIAPFLSILEQPEIRQRFDTVNLIHSVSFPEELIFNDRLAALSEHPLVGEYGHSFRFVPVTTRAANSDGLGGKRIPELLKNGSIEQALHTKFTPESTRFMICGNPEMVKDTFQTLLDMGYAMHRNRIPGQIMMENGF from the coding sequence ATGGCAGCCTCGCCCGAAGCAAAATTCACTGAAGAAAAGATTTTGTGGGTCAAACACCACACGCCGAAACTCATCACTTTCACCATCAGCCGTCCCGAATCCTACCGTTTTAAAGCCGGACAGTTCTCCCGACTCGGTTTCTACGAAGGGGAAGGCTTTATTTGGCGTGCCTACTCCATCGTTTCCGCAGAATATGCCGACACGCTCGAATATTTTGCCGTACTCATCCAAGACGGCCCCATGTCGGCCCGTTTCGCCAAAATGCAACAGGGCGACACCATCCTGCTCGATAAAAATGCCACCGGCTTCCTCCTGCCCGAACGCTTCCCCGACGGCAAGGATTTGGTGATGCTCTGCACCGGCTCCGGCATCGCCCCCTTCCTTTCCATTCTCGAACAACCCGAAATCCGGCAGCGTTTCGATACCGTCAACCTGATACATTCCGTATCTTTTCCCGAAGAATTGATTTTCAACGACCGGCTCGCCGCATTGTCCGAACATCCCCTGGTAGGCGAATACGGACACTCGTTCCGTTTCGTCCCTGTTACCACCCGTGCCGCCAATTCCGACGGATTGGGCGGCAAACGCATTCCCGAACTCTTAAAAAACGGCAGCATCGAACAGGCACTGCATACCAAGTTCACCCCGGAATCCACACGGTTTATGATTTGCGGCAACCCCGAAATGGTCAAAGACACTTTCCAAACGCTGCTTGACATGGGTTACGCCATGCACCGCAACCGCATTCCCGGTCAAATCATGATGGAAAACGGCTTCTAA
- a CDS encoding 3'-5' exonuclease has product MIVTSRWPLLEKAFLRFGMPVAVVDLESTGGNLYEDRVTEVALVKFEQGRVVRHEWLVNPQKPIPQFVAELTGISDGMVADAPVFAEIAGELFSVLKGCVLIAHNSRFDYTFLKHEFHRAGIGFSSPALCSVQLSRCLYPQFYKHSLDSIIERLGIVVEDRHRAMADVSALCDYLEYSLSEHGVEAWIRQCFRLMNPKPLPAALPERLREQLYGLPDGMGVLACFDGGGAINYIGTFERVYSEVSALLDAGKVPFDWCNTEEVRFFPALGSLHAYKIKAELVGHYHSGCYVSAKNLLKTFTTVRFEKGSDGMLNAKTAALKNGVADNPPTGLFANKKAARRALSSWAETYGLCPAAAGILPDGYAEDAPCPVYVSGKCDEACGRSDEQVLAFAHKLPVLDWGKMHEVEITETDPLTGKTIILHGMGGALEMDDGLWYFDKDLPDVFKAKFKTDRKNIKEIG; this is encoded by the coding sequence ATGATTGTTACTTCTCGCTGGCCCTTGCTGGAAAAGGCATTTTTACGGTTTGGAATGCCTGTTGCCGTGGTTGATTTGGAATCGACGGGCGGCAATCTGTATGAAGACAGGGTAACCGAAGTGGCTTTGGTCAAGTTTGAGCAGGGAAGGGTGGTGAGGCATGAGTGGCTGGTTAATCCTCAAAAACCGATTCCGCAGTTTGTGGCGGAGCTGACGGGGATTTCAGACGGCATGGTTGCCGACGCACCTGTTTTTGCAGAGATTGCCGGCGAGTTGTTTTCGGTATTGAAGGGTTGTGTGTTGATTGCACATAACAGCCGTTTCGACTATACGTTTTTAAAGCATGAGTTTCATCGTGCGGGTATCGGATTTTCATCGCCTGCTTTGTGCAGTGTGCAGTTGTCCCGATGCCTGTATCCGCAATTTTACAAGCACAGCCTGGACAGCATCATCGAAAGGTTGGGGATTGTTGTAGAAGACAGGCATCGTGCGATGGCGGATGTATCGGCATTGTGTGATTATTTGGAATACAGCCTGTCGGAACATGGGGTTGAGGCATGGATCAGGCAGTGTTTCCGTTTGATGAATCCGAAACCGCTGCCTGCCGCGCTGCCCGAACGGTTGAGGGAACAGTTGTACGGTTTGCCTGACGGTATGGGGGTGCTGGCTTGTTTCGACGGCGGGGGAGCAATAAATTATATCGGTACGTTTGAACGGGTATATAGCGAGGTTTCGGCTTTATTGGATGCTGGAAAAGTTCCGTTTGATTGGTGCAATACGGAGGAAGTCCGTTTTTTTCCCGCATTGGGCAGCCTGCATGCATATAAGATTAAAGCGGAATTGGTCGGGCATTATCATTCGGGTTGTTATGTGTCTGCCAAAAATCTGCTTAAAACATTTACGACAGTCAGGTTTGAAAAAGGTTCAGACGGCATGTTGAATGCGAAAACAGCGGCTTTGAAAAACGGTGTGGCGGATAATCCGCCTACCGGATTATTTGCCAATAAAAAGGCGGCGAGACGGGCTTTGTCGTCGTGGGCGGAAACATACGGATTGTGTCCTGCCGCAGCCGGTATCCTTCCGGACGGTTATGCAGAGGACGCGCCGTGTCCCGTGTATGTTTCGGGCAAATGCGATGAGGCGTGCGGCCGTTCTGACGAACAGGTTTTGGCGTTTGCACACAAACTGCCTGTTTTGGATTGGGGAAAAATGCACGAAGTGGAAATTACCGAAACCGATCCGCTGACGGGGAAAACAATCATTCTGCACGGAATGGGCGGCGCATTGGAAATGGATGACGGGCTTTGGTATTTCGATAAAGATTTACCGGATGTGTTTAAGGCGAAGTTTAAAACGGACAGGAAAAATATTAAGGAAATCGGTTAA